The nucleotide sequence TGTTCAAGTTTCAGGACATATTACATATTTGTTTTGATTTTAATACAATCTGTTGACATATATTACTTGCGCACAATATAATAGTGCAGTACACAAAATTTCAGATAATATTAACTTTATTAGAGGAGGAAAAAATGCACAAATAACTTTGCAAAGCAATATCTGTGGCATCAGCACTTGCGCTTGGGATTTCCCTCACAGCAGGTTTCAGTGTAAATACAGCATTTGCAGGCACATCTACTTCGTGGAATTTCAAGAATTCCGAATTCAAAAACCTTGGAACGATTTCATCAACGACTACGGTCAACAACTTAGGTCTTATAGCAACAAGTTCCAAAACCATGGAAGTTAAGGCAGACAGTCAGACTGTAAATGATACGGAATACACCTACTGCCTTGCTCTTGGTGGAAGCGGATGTACAAGCTATAGGGCTGTTAAAGTTCCTGTCAGCGGCAGTGACACAATCAAAGTTGTCTTAAAAAGTTCAGGATCATCAAGCAGAGATTTGGTCGTTGCTGACTCTGACGGTAATGAACTTACCAGTCTTACGGCAGACACCTCTGCATCTCTTGAAACCTATGATTATTCGGGAAGTTCAGACTACCTTTATCTTTATTCGTCTAACAGCGGAATCAACATTTACAAAATTCAGGTAGATTCCGATGACGACAGTTCTTCTTCGGAGGATGAACTTATATCCGATGGCTGGTATTACCTCAAGAATATCAACAGTCAGAAATATGTCGAAGTTGTTGACGGTAATGACAGCAACGGTGCTAACGTGCAGCAATACACCGGAAACGTATATTCATGTCAGAAATGGTATGTTACGAACCAGGGTGATAATTATATCACCTTGAAAAGCGGCATGGACGGCGGTCGTATGATGGACGTTACCAATGGAGGAACAACAGACGGTACAAATGTGCAGATATATGATGCAAATGGCCTTGATCCCCAGATTTTCAAAGTAGTTGAAACCGGTACGGATAATGTTTTCTGTCTGTTAACCAAATGCAGCGGCGATACACAGGCTTTGGACGTATATGGCTGGTCAACTGAAAACGGCGGAAACATCAACACCTGGACCTATAACGGCTATGAATGTCAGCAGTTTAAGTTCGAGTCGACCTCAAATAGCTCAAGCTCTTCAAGCAGTTCAAGTTCTTCATCAAGTTCGTCAAGCTCAAGTTCATCAAGTACTGATACATCCGACGGAACTGTTGTGACAAACTTCTCTGATCTTGTTTCTGCCGTTGATAGTGCTGAAGCTGCAGGCGGCGGTACTGTTTATGTGAAAGGTACTACTATTTCCTGTACAGGACAGCTTGCACTTTCTACATCGAAGGCAAATGTTAACATTATAGGTGTGAAGAACAGCGACGGAACTTATCCGGTTCTTGACTTTACCTCCTTCAGATCCTCTTACATAGGAAAGTCAACCTCGGACTCTGCTGTAGGTATAAGAATTACGGGAAGCTACTACACCATAAAGAACCTTATCATTGAAAAGGCTCCCGACAATGGTATACAGATAAAAGGAAGCTCAGCCGGAAATAATACAATTTCAAACTGTATCACAAGATACAACAATGATGCCGGTCTTCAGATTACCGGCGGCGCATACAGCAACACTATTGAATATGTGTGTAGCTATCGTAACTGTGATGTATATACACTTGGTGGAAATGCAGACGGTTTTGCACCCAAGCTCGGTGCAGGCAGCGGAAATACTTTCTACGGCTGCTATGCATGGGATAATTCTGACGACGGATGGGATTCCTATGATAAATCCGATGATCTCACACCTGATCTGACCTATACCTGGTGTGCATGCTGTAACAACGGAAACCCTGATGTATTTACAGGTAAATACGACTTTGACAATGGTGATTCACTTGATACAGACCTTCTTCTCGTAGAACTGATCTGCAATAAGGATTCTTCATTTGCAAGCAATTACAGCAGCGGAACCTTCTCGCTTCCGACTTCAAAATTTATTGCAACTTCGGATGGCACTATAAGCCTTTCGACATGGACAGGCAGCAGCTATGACGGAAATCCTAACGGCTTTAAGCTTGGCAGTGCCTACAGCTCTTCTTCATGCGTTAGAACTATGAACTATTGCCTGTCATTTGAACACGACAGCAAAGGATTTGATAATAATAACAGTTCCGTTACCGCAAGCCTTAAAAATTGTGTAGCTTACGACAACGGATACAATTACTACATCCAGCCACTTACTCTGACTGCTTTCAGCAATATTGTAAGCTTCAGCGGCTCAAGCTCCGATAAACTGCCGAGCGGTTACTCCATCAGCTCAACAAGTTCTTCAAAGCAGTCATCTATAAGGAGCAGCGTTGAATCAACCAGAAGCTCAATAGTGTCGAGCTGCTATGCAGACAAAATTCCGGGCGAGGTTTACTTCGATATTTTCTAAATCGATATTGAAATCCTTATAGATAAAAAAATCTACGTGCGTCTTATATGACAAGCGCGGATAATACGCCCTGCGGTTCCAATGGTTGCGCGGAGAATCCGGCAAAGCTCGGTTCTCCGCGCAATTTATCTTTGAACTTCTGCCTTTTTTAATTTTGCTTCCAGTTCCTTTATTCGTGCCTCTTTGTCAGCTATCTCTTTATCCTTATCAGCTATCTCTTTATTCTTATCAGCTATCTCTTTATCCTTGTCAGCTTTGATATTTGCAATTTCAGCATCCTTCTGTGCCAATTCCACATCCTTCTCAGCTAACGCGACTTCCTTTTCCTGCTCGAATAACCTTGCAACTTTTGTCATCATGATCCACTCCTTTATATTTTTTCCAAGCTCATCATTAATTATTTTATCTGTAAATGCAAGTATTCCTGCAAGCACAGAAACCATTACTTTTTCATCTTTAATTTTCTTTGCCAGTTCAACGCTATTCTTGATTGAAGATTGCTTATCCTTTGATGATCTATAAGTTAATGGAAGAATTATAAATTCCATTATTTCTTCATCTGTAAGATCTTCTCCGTTTTTTATCTTTGATGTGAGTCTTCTTTTGATCTTATTTGAATTAATTTCAGACAAGAATACACCTTCGACAAGAAGTTTTGATGCACCGACATCATATTCCGTCGCTATACTGCTTCGTTGAATATCACCGGTGTATATAATAATCAGACGTAGATGGATATCGTAAATCTTTTCATTCTCATAACGCCTTAGTATACGCGCTATGTAGCTGAAATACTTATTGCGGTTAAACTTTTTGAAAGCACTCTCATAATCTATAATTGCAATTGAACCATCCTCAAGCAGAAAAAGATTATCAAGTCTGAGTTCATTGACCTCTACCTCCGGTAAATTTGTAGGGAGAACCTTTACTATCTTAGGAACATTTATACCATAAGTCTTAAGAGACTTTCCCCGCAGAGACTCAGCAAGGACTTTACTAATAACGTCCTTGTTCTGATATGTTATGTTTTTTTCGTTCATTAAAACCTTCCTTAGAAATTATTATAACATATTTTTTTCATGGGATTACGCATTATTCAGACAGAATGTCCGCACGTAACTCGAAATGGGTTATAGTCAAAGTTATGCTCCAACATATAACGAAATGTGTTGTCTTCGAAGACTTGCTAAGTTTAAAACGATATTGGGTACCTTGTCAAGTTCAGGGCGCACTTACTGCTATGGGAACCGATGCGCCATGCGCATCAGTTCCCATAAGCGTTCCCTGCTGTCAACCTGCGCACAAATACATATTTGAAATTTTGGAAGCAGCAGGCTGCGGAGCAATTCTCTTTAGGTCAGCTTACGACAAGTTTGGTTTTATACTTTTTCTTTGAAGAATTTTTTCCCTCTCCAAACTGTGCAATTATATTTGTTTTTCCCTTTCCAACAATTGTAACTGTCCCGTCTTCAGCCACAGTTGCTACTTTTTCATTGCTGGAGATCCATTTATCAGGCGTGTAGTCAATTTCCGTGTCTGTAAACAGTGAATTTGCCTTAAATCCCGCGTCACCGACTGTCCTGCTTATTTTTTTCTGCATGGACGGTTTGACCACGCTGATACTGCATGAACTTACAACACTCCATTTTTTGTCTGTCCGGGCTTTTAATTCGATTGTAACCGTGCCTGTCCTTTTTGGCTTGAGCACACCCTTCCCCGTTACAGAAGCTATCTTCTTATTTTTAGAGACAAATTTATACTTTATGCCGCTGTTAGTGTAAGCTTCAAATTTTGAACTGATATCATATTTACCGGCAGCAACATACAATCTTTCTTTCTTTTCATCGTCAGTTTTGTCTGATGCTGTATTATTTTCTGATGGCGTTTCGTTTCCCGAGGCTGTATTATTTTCTGACGGTGTTTCATTTCCTGATGCTGTTTCATCATCTGAAGGAATATCATTGTCTGATAATGTCTGATTCTCTGAAGTCGTTTTATTCCCCGAAGGTGTTTCTTCTGCATCATCCGGAACACCATTTTCCGATTCCGAGCCATTTCCAGAACTGATTTCATCTGACACAGGTGCCTTATCGTCCGAGACTGCTTCTTCATTATCCGGAACTTCTTCTGAAGCAACATTTACTGAAATAGACACCGGCATATCATAAACCGCATCCTGTTTTATATATCGTATATTCGTTATAGTATTTCCGGATATGTCATTATCTTCTGCATTCCATCCTAATTCTACTGCCCTCCATATATTTTTGATATGTGTCAGACCATACTTTTTGCCTTTATCTGTTGTCAGGACAACTCCTGAAATAACGTCGCCTGCACTCACACTTCCAGTATTCGAAAGAGCTATTTCTATATCGGCATGACGTGCATTTACCGTCACCTCTCCTTCAACACCACTGATCGTAGAAGCCCTGCCTGATATTGCTCCGAAGCTCTTATTACCCTCCTCATCGACCGTCAAAACCTTTTTCTTTGAAGGTTTTTCGCTTAATTCATAATATGTATAGCTGGGCTGCTCAAACAGTGCCTTTGCCCCGTTGTATGATGTAGTTGTCTCCACTCCCCTGTTTTTCACAGTAATGCTTACGGATTCCGAATCATCAATTTTCTTAAAATTATCAAGTATCGCTGAATCCTCTACATATACAGGATAAATAATACCTGTAATATCAGTTCCATCGGGGTTCACATGGTATGATCCACCTGCGAGACTTCCGGTTCTGGGTTTATTTAAAGTTGCACTGGTGACTGCATCAACTTCATCGCTGTCCTCATTAAGTTCTGCCTTATAAAATTCATTATAAGGGATATTCATGAGGACATATCTGGAATCTGCTATTTTTGTCTCTGTTGCAAAATCATAAACCCCCCTCTGATTTATGTATCTGATGTTCGTAATAGTCTTTCCTGCAAGATCAAACTCATTGAGATTCCAGCCAAGCTCCGTCTTTCTCCATATATTCTGTATGTGTCGGAGCGGATATCTGTTTCCGTCAGCAGTTGTAATGATAACTGCTGAAACATTATAATCTTCTACCTCTCCCAGTCCTGAAAGAGTTACCTCCACATCAGTGTGGCTTCCACCATTTTTAACGGTCAGTTCGGCATCGCCGTCAGAATATTCCCCCACGACTTCACCAAAGCTTACTTCACCATTTTCAAGCTTTATCTCTTTATAAGCCTCCGGCTCTTCCTCTAACTTATAATACGAATAGCTCTCATTTTCAAACAGCGACTCTTTTCCTTCATAAACTGTTGTGGATGTTGTCCCCCTGTTTGTGGTTGTTATGCTGACACTGTCTTCATCCGTTACTTCATGATAGCCATCCAGGATCGATATATCGTTTACCTTTACAGGGTATATGACTCCGGTTATATCACTGCCATCAGAATTAACATGATATGAGCCTCCTGCCAGGCTTCCTGTTCTTGGTTTTGCATAGGTTGCACTTGTTACCGCATCAACATTTAAATCCCCTTCACCAATTTCTGCCTCATAGAATTTGTCATATGGAATGTTCATTAATACATAGACATTTTCGGACTGCGAAGACTGTACTGAAAGCCGGTCTTCTTCTATGGCAGGCTCAGCTAACGTCGGCAGCTGAAAATTTGCTGCTATCATGGATACAGACAATAAGGCAGCAAAAAACTTACTTCTTCTTTTTATCATTTTCCCTCCTCTTCGGCATTAAGCCGAGACGCAGCGTTAGCTTTAGCTAACGTCAGGTGCATTTTTTGCTGTCTTTCAGCAAGACAGCGTTACATCAAAAAGTTTATGTTTTTATTGAATTTTTGTCAATTAAATTTAGCGAATTATAATGATAATAATTATCGACATATACACTGATTTTGATGTAATATGTTGTCAGGATCAGGCAAGAAGTTTATTTGTAACTATTCAGCAGCCAATGTCATTAAGTTAGGGAGCTGTTCATAAAATAAATAACTTTACATTTTGACGTAGGGCAGATGAGTATCTGTACAAGTCAATGTGAAGATTTATTTATGAACAGACCCTAATCTTGTTGAAATAAATTTTTGCCGCATAAACCGTATTTTAATTATGAGGGGGATTTTCATTATGAAAAACAGAATCATTTCAGCCTTGTTATCTATTGTTATTTTTTCTTCTTTTCCATTTCTGACCTCCTGTGGAAAGAGTTCTTCATCTGAGGAATCTCCGAAAGCAGTGCTCTCATCCGAAGAAACTTCTTCATCTGAAGCCGTGTCAACAGGGGCAGAATTCACTGAAAGTTCTGAAAATAACAGCAGCACATCAACCGGGAATTCATGGGCAGATGCCTATTATGATTATCTCATGAAATTTGAGAAGGATCTATCGTCTGACGACTATGACAGTATCGATAGCAGAAATTTTGCCTATATTTATGTTAATGACGATGACATTCCCGAGTTGGTTATACAGGGACAGGATGAGGCAACAGGGAATATCATTCTTACTTTTAATAACGGAGAATTGGACGAGCTTCAAACTTCCAGACTTTACTTCAACTATATCGAGCATCAGAATCTTCTTTGTAACAGTGACGGAAACATGGGCGCATATTACGACTCTATCTATTCCATAGTTGACGGAAAATGGGAAAATATCGCACATGGCGAGTATTATGTTGAAGATAACTCGGCACAATGGGATGATGATGACCTGATCTACGAATGGAACGGAAAGAAAATGTCTGAATCTGAATATTCTACTGCTTTCAGAAAAGTATACAATTCCAGCACTGCGAAAGATTTTGAAGCCTTTTTCACATATTCAGACATCAAAGAATACCTTCTTGATGAAATCATTGGCAAGGAACACAACTATCTCGAAAACAACAGCGGAATACACAGATATGAGGTATTCGTCGGAGATGTCAGCTGGGATGAGGCAATGGAATCCTGCCGGGAAAAAGGAGGATATCTCCTAAGGATAAATAATTACGATGAAAAGTATTTCATCGAACAGATGCTGAAGGACAACAATCAGGAGAAACTCGTCATATGGCTTGGTGCCTGCCTGAATCCTTCTGATAACCACTATCACTGGACCGATGGGGAAAAATATGCAATGGGACAGCTTGAGAATAATAATTACTATAGCTATTACTGGCTTACAGGTGAGCCAAGTTATACCGGTTACGACGCTCAGGGAAACCTGGTTGACGAGCACTGTCTCTGCATGTTTCAGGTTGATGGTTTCTGGGAATGGAATGACGTACCATCTGACATCAGTCCTTACTATCCCGGACGGATCGCTTATATCTGCGAGTATGAAGACTCCACATCCACTGGCAGCATTGAAAATTAAAAATAATGCGGCAAATTTTTTCCAAATATCTTAGGAACTGCAGATGACATTTTGTGTGAACAACAGCCATGATCATACACACAATACAATAACGCACACATATTCCTTCAGTGAAATATGTGTGCGTTATATAATGATGTCAGGGTAACCGTTCAGATACCCTGGACAGTTACTATGAATATTCTTATCATGATACATCCGGATATTTTAATTAGATCCCGATAATTTGAATTTTTCTATCATTTCCAGTGCAAAATGCATAGGATAAAGATGAACCATGGTTGAGTCTATAAGATCACCAACCGTCATTCTGAAGGCTATCTTTACAAAATAATCCTCTGTATTCTCAAACATTTTTTCAAAAATCTTAATACTTTCAACATCTACCGTATCAACCTGAGGTGTACTGATATCGGTCGGTATGCCAAGCAGGGATGAAAGTGATGTTGCGGCTGACCCCATCATCTGATTCATTGCCTCAGCTGCAGCAGAAAGGTGAAGTTCTGAAAGCTCACCTTCCATAACATTTCCGGGACCACCCATCATCAAATCTGTCATGATCTTGACATCATCTTCCTGAAGTACCAGAACATTATTACCGGTAAGACCCTTAATATAATGAATCTGTACAAAAATACAGGTTTTTGAATAGTCATCAAGTACATGGCTTCTCTTAACGACTGATACATTCGGTGTCGTAATTTCAACTTTATGATTTAACATAGCCGAAAGTGACGTTGCCGAATTTCCCATGCTGATATTAGCGATCTCACCCAGTATATCGCTTTGTTCAGTTGTCAATGAGTTAATAATCATTCTGATACCCCCTGTATCACTTTATTATTTACGACAATAGCTAAATTACAATAATAAAAGTAATTCTCATAATCCCACTCAATAAATTATCTAAAAATTCTAATTTATTTACTTAATAATAACATATATTCCTCAAATGTGGTATACTATTATGAGTTTTAAAATGATACAAGATTGGAGATTTAAAAGTTATGAATTCCGAATGTTCAAGCAATTGTTCTTCATGTGGTTCAAACTGTTCAAAACGCGACCCGAAGAGCATGATCAAACCTCAGAATCCTAAGAGCAATATAAAAAAAGTTATTGCCGTAGTTTCCGGCAAAGGTGGTGTCGGTAAATCAATGGTTACAGCACTTTCCGCAATAAGTGCATCAAGAATGGGCTACAGTACCGCTATTCTTGATGCTGATATCACAGGTCCATCTATCCCGCATATTTTCGGCTTAAAAGAAAAAGCCATGGGCACAGAAGATGGCATAATCCCTATAGAGTCCGCTAATGGTATTAAGAATATGTCCATCAATCTGCTCCTCGACAATGATACAGATCCTGTAGCATGGAGAGGCCCTATCCTTGGATCTGCAGTAGAGCAGTTCTGGCAGGAAGTAGTATGGGGTGAAGTTGATTTTATGTTTGTTGATATGCCCCCCGGAACAGGCGATGTTCTTCTTACCACATTCCAGTCACTTCCTATAGCAGGAATTATCGTAGTTACAAGCCCTCAGGATCTTGTTTCAATGATAGTTGCAAAGGCTGTAAAAATGGCAGGTCAGATGAATATACCGATTCTTGGTATTATCGAAAATATGAGTTACCTTGAGTGCCCTGACTGCGGTAAAAAGATTGAGCTCTTCGGAAAGAGTCACCTTGATTCTATCGCCAAAGAATACGGCCTCGATATACTCGGCAGAATCCCTATTCTTCCGGAGCTTGCCGCCATGGCAGATAACGGCGAGATTGAAAACTTTAATTTCGATTTCCTGGATCCTATAATGACAGTATTAAAAACCGTAGCTGAGCAGAAAAACCCTGGCGACTGCTGTTCCTGCTGCAAAGAATAATTTAACGCAGAAAAAGAAATCCCGCACCTCTAAGTCTTGAAGGCGTAGCTGGTTATATAAAAAACAATGGCGAAGTGCTATATATATACACTTCGCCATTGTTTATTTCGTTATGATCCATATCTACAGTAAATTGTCAGAACTTTTTCAGATGACCTTAATTCTTTTTATTTTTATTTTAGGACACGTTCATTACTTAGTCATATTTCATTGGTAATATTTACATAGACAAGATGAATTGCAGATAATAAACGCCATTCATTTTGTATACAATTTAGATTACAAGTAGCTTATAGATATTTTCCCCTTCTGTTGGTTTGAAAAAGCCAACAAATACTCTCCTTAATGAAACGAGCGGATCCTCCAGTCCGCTCGTTTCGCTTTTAAATATAATATTCATTTAATCTCCGGATTTTATTTGGCACCCTTTCCGAAAATAACCATCCATACTGTCTGGAAAAGAATTCGTATATCAAGTAATATTGACCAGTTATCTATATATTCCAGATCCAGTCTTACAACTTCTTCAAAATCTTTTATATCTGATCTTCCCGACACCTGCCACATTCCTGTGATACCGGGTTTAATCGAAAGTCTTCTCATATGATAATTCTTATACTGCAGATACTCATCCTCCGTCGGAGGTCTCGTTCCAACAAGTGACATATCACCCATGAGAACATTAAAGAACTGTGGAAGTTCATCAATTGAGGTCTTACGTATAAATTTACCTATAGGTGTTATTCTTGGATCATTCTCCATTTTGAACATTAGACCACTCATCTCATTTTTAGCCATAAGTTCTTTCTTACGCTTCTCAGCATCAGCATACATCGATCTCAACTTATACATCTTAAATCGTCTTCCGTTTATACCGATTCGAGTCTGAGAAAAAAACAGCGGCCCGGGTGATGTGATTTTAATTATAGGTCCTACGAATATCAAAGCAATACCACATATAATAAGACCTATCAATGCTCCGCAGATATCCATTATCCTTTTAACCAGCAATGATGCAGAATCCGGCTCATTCTCAGCAAATGATACAACATGATAGTCCCCAAGCTTCCTGATATGTTTAACTGAAGCATCTTTATTGAATACTTCAATACTGAGATTTGCCACAACTCCCATATCTTCAAATTTGGATATCATCTTCTTCAGCTCAACCGGATATTCATACGGCAAAGCTATCATTACCTCATCATAGACATTCTCTCTGTGAGTGTTAATGTAATTCTTTGCATTTCCAACTACCGGTATTCCCGCTATCTTTTCACCCACCATATCCTTATCAATGATAGTTATACACGATATCTGAGTAAGCAGCTCGGGCGAATTGGTAAAATTTTCAACTATTTTTTCAACTTTATCCGAAACGGTCAGCAACATAAGATTTACTGCGTTATATCCTGTTCCCTTAATCTCAACCAGCCACCAGCTATATACTAATCTTATTATATAATCCAGAAATGTATTAATAAGAAACATATATCCAACTACATATCTGGAGGCTTCCGTACTCTGATATGTAAGATACATAACAAGTACGAGAAGTGACAGAAGAAATATCTGGTTCTCGAGTACACTCACAAATTTAGTGAACCTTCCCTGCTGCATTATTGCAGGATGGTGACCGTCAACGAAAACAAATACAAAAGCATACAGAATCACCATTATGGACAGGATCATTGAATATGAATCTCTGTATCTCTCTGAATTAAAAAGTTCAGCCATTGATCCGAACCTTATATGCCATGCGATCACAAAAGAAATAAGCAATGAAATACAGTCAAGTATAAACATTACGCCTCTTCTTACAGAGCGTTTCCTAAAAATCATCGATAACCTCCGACAGTTATTGTTTTTTCAATGTTAAATAATACATAAATTTCAAATTTGTTACCAGGTAACGTTTAATAAGTCTTTTAGGATCCTGAAAAAGTCTGAATAGCCATTCCAGTCCGACATGCTGCATCCATTCGGGTGCTCTTTTTATTGTTCCGGCATGAAAATCAAATCCGGCACCGACTCCAAGCATCAGGGCATTTATTCTATCCTTATGCGCATTCATCCACTTTTCCTGCTTCGGTGCACCAAGTCCTACCCAGACTATGTCTGCTCCTGACTCATTTATCCTTCTGACTGCCTCAGCATCTTCTTCATCTGTGAGATTTCGAAAAGGCGGTGACTCATATCCTCGCACATCCAGACCCGGATAATTTTTTTCTATATTTTTCTTTAATTCATCAATAGTTTTCTGACTTGATCCATAAAAATACATGGAAAGTCCTCCCCCGATCGATGAAACAAACATCTGTCTCATAAAATCAGGCCCGGCCACTCTGCGTGCTCTACTGCAGCCATCATGACGCTGTATTTTTGAAATTGGTGCACCATCCGGGAATACTATTTCAGCTTCATTCTGAACACGTCTGTACTCATCATCTTCATAAGCCATTACTGTGGTGTGTACATTAGAAAAACATATATATTTTCCTCTTAATTTATCAATATTCTCGCGTATATAAACCGCAGCCTCCCAAATATTGGAGACAACAAAATTAACACCCAGAACGGCTTTTCTCTCAGCAAGAAAAGAAAGTTTGAAACCATTCAGATTTCCGATTTTTTCAAATATTTCATTTGATAAAGAATATCCGCAAAATGATGGTACTATGATCAATGGTATCTCTGCACCATTAAACACTTTTCTGATCTTTTCGGTTTCTTTGCTGTTATCATCAATATAAATTATTTCATCGTAATCATCGCTCAGCTTTACAAGACTGTCCAGATCTGCAGCAACTTTGATACCCTCTATCTCAGCGATATCACCTTTTCCATCTGTCAATATAATACCGGCTATGTCGTTGCATCTGCCCATTTCTGCCCTGAATCTTCTGATCACCGATGATGCATTAGTTTTGGAAGTAAGAATAAGATATTTTTTTATCTTGGTATTCTTTGTAATAATTCCGTAAATGATTCTTCCCAGGAAAAACCTAAATAAAAAATCAAGAAAAATATTGTAAAAAAATAATGCAAGAACGACGGCTCTTGAGGCCCATAATCCTTGTTTTATCATATACAGAAGAACAACCAGACACGCCGACTGCAGTACATTATTCTTTATTACATTTATTAACTTTTCTAAAGGATTTTGGAGATATAAAGCTCTGTGCCTCGAATCATTCAGTAAAAATACAACTATATTTACTGCTATTACAAGCTCCAACAATAAATAATATAAACCATTATTCCAACTGTTTATCCCCTGCCAGTCAGATTCATTATAAAATCTCGTATAAACAGCTGCAAAAAAAGATATGATAACCGCCAGTAGATCAACGATCATAACAGCTGTTCTCTGAGATTGTTTTGTCATTAAGAACATTATAATACCTCGTTTTTAAGAGTTGTTCTTATTATAGTCCATTACGCATTTTTACACAACAAAAAAAAGATTCAATCCGGCAACAGACAATGCCGAATTGAACCTTGATCATTAATTTTCTTTATTTTCTTTATTGATACGATCATTATGTATATCGTATTCTCTGTAAGTTTCGTAT is from Lachnospiraceae bacterium C1.1 and encodes:
- a CDS encoding WecB/TagA/CpsF family glycosyltransferase is translated as MFLMTKQSQRTAVMIVDLLAVIISFFAAVYTRFYNESDWQGINSWNNGLYYLLLELVIAVNIVVFLLNDSRHRALYLQNPLEKLINVIKNNVLQSACLVVLLYMIKQGLWASRAVVLALFFYNIFLDFLFRFFLGRIIYGIITKNTKIKKYLILTSKTNASSVIRRFRAEMGRCNDIAGIILTDGKGDIAEIEGIKVAADLDSLVKLSDDYDEIIYIDDNSKETEKIRKVFNGAEIPLIIVPSFCGYSLSNEIFEKIGNLNGFKLSFLAERKAVLGVNFVVSNIWEAAVYIRENIDKLRGKYICFSNVHTTVMAYEDDEYRRVQNEAEIVFPDGAPISKIQRHDGCSRARRVAGPDFMRQMFVSSIGGGLSMYFYGSSQKTIDELKKNIEKNYPGLDVRGYESPPFRNLTDEEDAEAVRRINESGADIVWVGLGAPKQEKWMNAHKDRINALMLGVGAGFDFHAGTIKRAPEWMQHVGLEWLFRLFQDPKRLIKRYLVTNLKFMYYLTLKKQ